Proteins from a genomic interval of Papaver somniferum cultivar HN1 chromosome 4, ASM357369v1, whole genome shotgun sequence:
- the LOC113271627 gene encoding putative protease Do-like 14 gives MERQSKRLRIGPLTILQINRNNFWEKFDSFHEENRYLSDDVKLSVQKVCSSVVSIGSFAKKFKFLGTGTIIGCDKINDNRYVSSVLTSASLFGASNKNYNVTSNDEFKVEVYFDERTFQVHEFSYDGHYNIALLKFESTTSMLIASLKSVEVIRGAARERLLRRRSEVCRISANDQLIAVGRYFNEPFSLMAAPGAFSHGCCSLDCPPLLKTTCIISKCGTGGPLINGDGEIIGINFFAEGYTPFLPMNIILKCLEYFEKNGRFVRPSIGIRGANLCDATSLSTLEKISQKFPDVSKGILVKEVVPQSPAYHAGICAGDVLTSCGRNIIKSVVEFEATLFNRIGNSLEVQVLKQRGQFEEKIVVVGETSPDNFFSWPLPKERRVILKSSPRH, from the exons ATGGAGCGGCAATCAAAAAGGTTACGAATTG GACCTCTTACCATTCTCCAAATTAACAGAAATAATTTTTGGGAGAAATTTGATAGTTTTCACGAGGAAAACAGATATTTGTCAGATGACGTGAAACTATCTGTTCAAAAAGTATGTTCAAGTGTGGTGAGCATAGGTTCTTTCGCAAAGAAATTTAAGTTTTTGGGTACTGGCACCATAATTGGATGTGATAAAATTAATGACAATAGATATGTTAGTAGTGTATTAACTTCTGCAAGTCTTTTTGGAGCTTCGAACAAGAATTACAATGTGACATCCAATGATGAATTTAAG GTGGAAGTCTATTTTGATGAAAGAACATTTCAAGTTCATGAGTTTAGTTATGATGGTCACTACAATATCGCACTTCTAAAATTTGAATCAACTACATCGATGTTGATTGCAAGTTTGAAAAGTGTGGAAGTAATCCGTGGAGCTGCAAGAGAAAGATTACTTCGTCGACGCTCAGAAGTTTGTCGCATTTCTGCTAATGATCAATTAATAGCTGTTGGTCGATATTTTAACGAACCATTTTCGTTAATGGCTGCTCCTGGAGCATTCAG TCATGGATGTTGTAGTTTAGATTGTCCACCGCTACTCAAGACAACTTGTATCATCTCAAAG TGCGGTACCGGGGGGCCTCTCATAAATGGTGATGGAGAAATCATTGGCATTAACTTCTTTGCTGAGGGATACACACCTTTCCTGCCCATGAACATAATTCTTAAATGCTTGGAATACTTTGAGAAAAATGG GAGATTTGTTCGACCTTCTATTGGAATTAGAGGAGCTAATCTCTGTGATGCAACAAGTTTATCTACGTTGGAAAAGATTAGCCAAAAATTTCCTGACGTCTCCAAAGGAATCCTTGTTAAAGAG GTTGTACCGCAGTCCCCTGCTTATCATGCTGGAATATGTGCGGGTGACGTTCTTACTTCTTGTGGTAGAAACATTATTAAGAGTGTTGTAGAG TTTGAAGCAACCCTATTCAATAGGATTGGGAACTCTCTGGAGGTGCAAGTGCTAAAGCAACGTGGCCAATTTGAGGAAAAAATTGTGGTCGTCGGTGAAACAAGTCCAGATAACTTTTTCAG TTGGCCTCTCCCGAAGGAAAGAAGGGTGATATTGAAGTCCAGCCCCAGGCACTAA